In Pseudomonadota bacterium, a single window of DNA contains:
- the hspQ gene encoding heat shock protein HspQ has translation MAKAPKFTIGQLVQHKLFGYRGVIVDIDSQFALSEQWYERMARSRPPKDRPWYSVLVHDADHQTYVAERNLEPDPSGEPVQHPALREFFDAMRGGYYLRERDMN, from the coding sequence ATGGCTAAAGCCCCGAAGTTCACGATCGGTCAGCTCGTTCAGCACAAGCTCTTTGGCTATAGGGGCGTGATCGTAGACATTGACTCGCAATTTGCCCTAAGCGAGCAGTGGTACGAACGCATGGCGCGTTCGAGGCCTCCCAAGGACCGTCCATGGTACAGTGTGCTCGTCCACGACGCTGACCACCAGACCTACGTGGCGGAACGCAACCTGGAACCGGACCCGAGCGGCGAACCGGTCCAGCATCCTGCCCTTCGCGAGTTCTTCGACGCGATGCGCGGGGGCTACTACCTGCGCGAACGCGACATGAACTAG